The genomic window CCGGGCGCTTCTCGACGAATCCGACCCCGAGATACGCGAGCTGGCCAAGGCCGAACTGCCGGCGCTGAAAGATCGCCAGGATGGACTCGAGGAGGAGTTGAAGGTCCTTCTGTTACCGCGCGACCCGAACGACGAACGCAACGTCATTCTCGAAATCCGCGCCGGCACCGGCGGCGAGGAGGCAAGCCTCTTTGCCGCGGCGCTGTTCCGGATGTACAGCCGTTACGCCGAAACCCGGGGTTGGCGCGTCGAGTCGATGAGCGCCAACCCCACCGGGCTCGGCGGCTTCAAGGAAGTGATCACACTCATCGAAGGGCAGGGGGCGTTCAGCAGACTCAAGTTCGAGGGTGGCGTTCACCGCGTGCAGCGCGTGCCGGTGACCGAAGCCTCCGGCCGGATTCACACGTCTACCGTGACCGTCGCCGTCCTGCCCGAAGCCGACGAAGTCGACGTCGAAATCGACGAAGCCAAGGATCTCCGCATCGACGTGTTTCGTTCGTCCGGTCCCGGCGGACAGAGCGTCAACACGACCGACTCCGCGGTGCGGGTCACCCACCTTCCGTCCGGGCTCGTCGTCGCCTGCCAGGACGAAAAGTCGCAGCACAAGAACAAGGCCAAAGCCCTGAAGATCCTCCGTGCGCGCCTTCTCGAACGCGCCCAGGCCGAACAGCATGCGGAAGTGGCCGAGAGCCGCCGCAATATGGTCGGCACGGGCGAACGCTCGGAGCGCATCCGGACCTACAACTTTCCCCAGGGTCGGGTCACGGACCATCGCATCAACCTGACTCTGTATTCGCTCGATCGTGTCATCGAGGGGGACATCGGCCCGTTGCTCGACGCGCTCATCACGCACCATCAGACGGAAGCCCTCAAGGCGGCGAGCTGATGGACACCATTCCCATGGCCGTCGAGAGGGGCCCGGCGTCGCCGGCAGTGGCGCCCGCGGTTACGGTGGCGGCATCGTTGCGCGCGGCCGCGAGCGAACTTGCCGCCGCCGGCATCGACACCGCCCGCCTCGATGCGGAGTTGCTCCTTGCGCACGCTTGCGGGTGGACGCGCACGGCGCTGTTTGCGCGGCTTGGCGACCCGGTGCCCGCGGCGGCACGGGTGCCGTTTGCGGCGATCGTGGCGCGGCGCTGCAGGCGCGAGCCGTTGCAGTATATCGTGGGCCGCGAGGGCTTCTGGTCCCTCGACCTCGTCGTTACGCCGGAGGTGCTCATCCCGCGACCCGAAACCGAGATGCTGATCGAGTTGACGCTCGCGTTCTGCGGGCGGCGCGGTTTGCAGCGCCCCGTGACCCTCTGCGATGTCGGGACCGGCAGCGGTTGTGTCGCGCTCGCGCTCGCCCGCGAGTTGCCGCAGGCTACCGTCTGGGCGCTCGACGTCTCGCGGGCGGCGCTGCGGGTGGCGCGGCTCAATGCCGAACGAGCCGGGATCGCGGACCGGGTGCGCTTTGCCTGCTGCGATCTGCTCGCGGCCGTACCGGGTTTGCGCGTCGATGCGCTGGTCGCCAACCCGCCGTACGTGCGCACGGCGGAACTGGCAACGGCCCAACCGGAGCTGGCATGGGAGCCGCGTCTGGCGCTCGACGGCGGCGAGTCCGGTCTGACGACGATCGAACGCTTGCTGCGGGCGGCGCAAACGCACGTGCAGCCCGGGGGGATGCTGGCGATCGAGATCGGCGCCGATCAGGGAGAGGCAGTGCGAACGCGGGCGCTTGCCGCGGGATGGACGGGTGCGAGGATCGTTGCCGACCGATCGGGTCGTCCGCGCGTGCTGGTGGCGGAGGTCTGACCGGTGGACGCGATCGTGATTCGCGGCGGAGCGCGTTTGGGGGGTGAAGTGCGCGTCGACGGCGCCAAGAACGCCGCGCTGCCCATCCTGCTCGCCGCCCTGTTGACGCGCGAACCCTGTACGTTTCGCAATGTACCCCGTGTGGTGGATGTCCGCACCACGCTGCGTCTGCTGGCCAACCTGGGTGCCGCGGTCGAGGAAGACGGCGACTCCGTCCGGGTTCACGCCGATCGCCTGGCGCGTCTGGAGGCGCAGTACGAGCTGGTGAAAACGATGCGGGCCTCGTTCCTTGCCCTGGGCCCGCTGCTCGCCCGCTTCGGGCGCTCGCGGGTGTCGACGCCCGGCGGTTGTGCGATCGGCACGCGCCCGGTAGACCTGCACATCGACGGTCTGCAGAGGCTCGGAGCGCGCATCCGGCTGCAGCACGGCTACGTCGAAGCGGAGACGGATCGTTTGCGCGGCGCGCAGATCTCGCTGGCGATGCCTTCGGTCGGCGCGACTGAGCACCTCATGATGGTTGCGGCTCTGGCCGAGGGTACAACGATTATCGAGAACGCCGCTCGGGAGCCCGAGATCGTCGATCTTGCCGCGGCGTTGACCGCAATGGGAGCGCGGATTCGCGGCGCCGGCGAGCCGGCGATCACGATCGACGGGGTCGCCGAACTGCACGGTGC from Candidatus Binatia bacterium includes these protein-coding regions:
- the murA gene encoding UDP-N-acetylglucosamine 1-carboxyvinyltransferase, whose translation is MDAIVIRGGARLGGEVRVDGAKNAALPILLAALLTREPCTFRNVPRVVDVRTTLRLLANLGAAVEEDGDSVRVHADRLARLEAQYELVKTMRASFLALGPLLARFGRSRVSTPGGCAIGTRPVDLHIDGLQRLGARIRLQHGYVEAETDRLRGAQISLAMPSVGATEHLMMVAALAEGTTIIENAAREPEIVDLAAALTAMGARIRGAGEPAITIDGVAELHGADFTIIPDRIEAGTFMMAAAVTGGDVYVRGARAEHLQAPVLKLREAGVEVCEDAEGVRVTGNGRLRSVDVKTMPFPGFPTDLQAQLMAAMTLADGRSVISETIFENRFMHVQELNRMGADIKIEGHNAIVRGVTALSGAPVMATDLRASVCLVLAALAAQGTTEIARVYHLDRGYVGIEEKLSALGADIKRVKGRR
- the prfA gene encoding peptide chain release factor 1 translates to MLQKLEDVERRYVELEGALADPAVIANRKEYAHVSKERAGLEAIVRCYREWRRVAAEIDGHRALLDESDPEIRELAKAELPALKDRQDGLEEELKVLLLPRDPNDERNVILEIRAGTGGEEASLFAAALFRMYSRYAETRGWRVESMSANPTGLGGFKEVITLIEGQGAFSRLKFEGGVHRVQRVPVTEASGRIHTSTVTVAVLPEADEVDVEIDEAKDLRIDVFRSSGPGGQSVNTTDSAVRVTHLPSGLVVACQDEKSQHKNKAKALKILRARLLERAQAEQHAEVAESRRNMVGTGERSERIRTYNFPQGRVTDHRINLTLYSLDRVIEGDIGPLLDALITHHQTEALKAAS
- the prmC gene encoding peptide chain release factor N(5)-glutamine methyltransferase, translated to MDTIPMAVERGPASPAVAPAVTVAASLRAAASELAAAGIDTARLDAELLLAHACGWTRTALFARLGDPVPAAARVPFAAIVARRCRREPLQYIVGREGFWSLDLVVTPEVLIPRPETEMLIELTLAFCGRRGLQRPVTLCDVGTGSGCVALALARELPQATVWALDVSRAALRVARLNAERAGIADRVRFACCDLLAAVPGLRVDALVANPPYVRTAELATAQPELAWEPRLALDGGESGLTTIERLLRAAQTHVQPGGMLAIEIGADQGEAVRTRALAAGWTGARIVADRSGRPRVLVAEV